One window from the genome of Cardiocondyla obscurior isolate alpha-2009 linkage group LG04, Cobs3.1, whole genome shotgun sequence encodes:
- the LOC139102221 gene encoding uncharacterized protein, which produces MSAFIRARYPQPFLIAGDFNAKSPDWGCLRADRRGGVLAAWAAELDLLIVNEGSTSTCSAWRGDSIVDLTWISSSARAFVRSWRVAEELETLSDHRYILMSLSASRGTYNSVPPNRNVRWSYRLFDKDKFLAALGIYTWLDEPIWDSALDGAAWLCEIISGACEVAMPRSGPRVNTRAYWWSEEIATLRRFSVQTQRRYTRAKRRRHGTVEDTTAAYEAYRTRDGPTLSYQAGQDPSLG; this is translated from the coding sequence ATGAGCGCCTTTATTCGTGCCAGATATCCTCAACCTTTCCTTATAGCCGGCGATTTTAATGCCAAGTCGCCGGATTGGGGCTGCCTCAGAGCCGATAGACGAGGTGGAGTGTTGGCGGCATGGGCTGCCGAGTTGGATCTTCTCATAGTCAACGAGGGGTCCACCAGTACTTGCTCTGCGTGGAGAGGAGACTCCATAGTCGATCTCACATGGATCTCCTCTTCTGCGCGAGCTTTTGTTAGGAGTTGGCGGGTGGCGGAAGAGTTGGAAACCCTATCCGATCATAGGTACATCCTTATGTCCCTCTCCGCCTCCCGAGGCACGTATAATTCCGTTCCTCCTAATAGGAATGTGAGATGGTCCTATCGATTGTTCGATAAGGACAAATTCCTTGCCGCTCTAGGCATATACACGTGGCTGGATGAGCCTATTTGGGACAGTGCCTTGGATGGAGCAGCTTGGCTCTGTGAGATAATTAGTGGAGCATGTGAGGTCGCTATGCCTCGTTCTGGTCCCCGTGTTAACACACGGGCTTATTGGTGGTCGGAAGAAATCGCCACACTTCGGCGGTTCTCCGTCCAAACTCAGAGGCGGTACACGCGCGCCAAAAGGCGTCGCCATGGGACAGTGGAGGATACAACGGCGGCCTACGAGGCCTACCGGACGCGCGACGGCCCTACGCTTAGCTATCAAGCAGGCCAAGACCCAAGCCTGGGATGA